A window of Thermoplasmata archaeon genomic DNA:
CCCGGGCGGCGAGCGACCATGCTACGGAGTCGCCCGTTGAAATGGGAGTCTGGTTTCAGGTTGAATATTAGACTATGTATCGGTACTCAGTATTATTGTTTAGTTGCTACCGATTCGTGGCGAATTGGAATTATTCACGGTCCAATATATTACTACAGAGCTTTCCGTTTTCGCATGTCCTCGAGGACTTCCTTGGCCCGATCCATCCGGATCTTTCGCTCGCGAACCAGGACCGCAGCCACCGCATCCACCTCGTCGCCGACGGCTCCCACCGTCGCCGCGATGTTCCGAGCGTGCAATCCCATGTGACCCCGCTGGATCCCCTCCGTGGCCAGGGCCCGGAGCGCCGCGAAGTTCTGGGCGAGACCCACCGAAGCGATGATTTCCGCGAGTTCGGCTGCTGTCTTCACGCCCAGCAGCTTGACGTTGGCCTTGGCCGTCGGATGCACCGCGGTGGCGCCCCCGATCAACCCAACGGGCATGGGCATCTCGATCGTCCCGACGAGGTCGCCGTCCGCGTTCTTCTCCCAGGTCGTTAGGGAGCGATAGCCGCCGGACTTCCATGCCGCGTACGAATGCGCACCCGCCTCGATGGCCCGCCAGTCGTTGCCCGTGGCGACGACGACGGCGTCCACACCGTTCATGATCCCTTTGTTGTGGGTCGCGCAGCGGAACGGGTCCGCATCCGCGAACGCGAAAGCTTGTACGATTCCGTCGACCACGTCTTCGCCGGGGATGTCTTCCGTCTTGATGGCATCCTTCGCGAACACGGCCCGCGCCCGCGCGAGGCGTTTGACCGCCAGGTTCGAGATGATCCGGAGGTACACACGGCCGCCGGTCCACCTCTCGAGGTGGGGCGCGACCGCCTCGGCCATTGTGTTCACCGCGTTCGCCCCCATGGCGTCGCGGCAATCGACGAGCAGGTGCGTGACCACCATAGGCCCGCGGGCCGTGTCCAGCACGCGCACCTCGACATCCTTCGCGCCGCCCCCGAACTTGACGAGGACGGGGTCCTTCTCGTTGGCCAGCGCGAGGATCTCGTCCCGGTGGGCCAGGATCGTCATCTTGGCCCCATGCGGGTCCGCGACGTTCACGAGTTGGATCTGCCCGATCATGATCGGCCCGCTGGAGCTCGTGGTGAAGCCGCCCTTGGCCCGCGCCATTTTGGCGGCGTTGGAGGCCGCGGCGACCACGCTCGGCTCCTCGATCGCCATGGGCACGAGGTAGTCCTTCCCATTGACCCGGAAGTTCACCGCGATGCCCAGGGGGAGTGGCAGGGCACCGACGACGTTCTCGATCATCCGGTCGGCCTGGTCGAAGGCGAGGGCCCCCGTGTTCCGGATCGTCGCCATCTCCGCTTCGGACAGATCCCCGAACTCCCGCACAACCTGCCAGCGTTCCTGGGGGCTCTTCTTGTAGAATCCCGAGACGTCCGAGGTCTTCATCCCGGCACCGATCCGCGGAGAGGGGCTCTCCCGCCATAAAGGCATCGCGGGCTCAGACTCGGGTGCCGCAATAGGGGCAGAACGCGGCGCCGGGGTTGAGTGGCGTTCCGCAGCTGCGACAACGGAGGGACGCGGGAGGGGCCGCCTGGACCCGGGGCGCACCCGGCGGCGGCGCGGGGGGCGGGTACGTCGGTGGGCCGGCATACGGAGCCGCCGGCACCCCGACCGGGTACATGACGGGGCGCTCCGCCCGGACGATCAAATAAACGATGAGGACGACCAGGCCGCCGACGAACGGAAGGAAGAACCCCGCGAGCACGAAGGCAATGGCCCAGATGTTGCCGTCCATGCCGCGCGTCTGGGCGTCCCGATAGACCCAGACAGCGATGAGGATGAAGATGACCAGGGACGCGATGGCCGCGATGCAGAGCGCCCCGAGGAAGGCGTCGAGGGGACCAAGCTGGAAGGGCGAAGCGCCCGCCGGTAACGAGACCATGGCGGCTCTTCGTCTTCATCAGCTTCCGCGTATATAACGGCTGACGGCGACTCCAGACCCCGAGACTTCGCCCTACCGAAAAGCGACGCACGACCGCCGAGTTCGAAGAACGTCCGCATGCGTGCAAAGGTATATCACGACCAGGCAGGATGCGGACACGGGGAAATCGGATGGAGGAGCAAACTCCCTCGGCCGGAGGGGGCGGGGCACCGACGCCCACGCCCGCTCCGAAGAAGAGTCGACGAACCTTGTGGATCGCGATTGCGGTGGTCGTCATCATCGTGATCGCGGGCGTGGCGATCGCGTTCTACGCGGGCGTGTTCAGCACACCGGGCCTGCGGATCGGGACGGTGCTCTCCCTCACGGGAGATCTCAGCCCCTACGGGCCGGACAATCAGAACGGCACGGACATGGCCGTGGCTGAGATCAACGCGGCAGGCGGCGTCCTGGGGCACCCAATCCTGATTTACCACACGGATGACCAGACGAAGCCGGACGCGGCCGCTGCCGCCGCTCGCGCGCTCATCTCGACGGACCAGGTGAACGCCATCGTGGGCGCGACCGGAAGCGGTCAGTGCGCACAGGTCGTCCCGATCGCATCTGCGAACCACGTGTTCGAGATCTCTGGCTCCTGCACGTCGCCCATTTTCTCGAACCTCACCCTGACGAACGGCTTCTGGGCGAGGACCGCGCCGTCCGACGCGCTTCAGGGCGTCGTGGCTGCGTACTACGCACACCACAACCTGACGACCAACTACACCGCCGTCATCGGGATTAACAACGCCTACGGAACCGGGCTGGCGGGCGTCTACGCAGGCGCCTTCAAGAAGTTCGGAGGCAACGTCACGGACAGCCCGATCGTGACCGTAACCGAGGTCGGTGCCGGGGCCACGGACTACTCCACCCAGCTCTCGCAGATCATGAGCGCGACCCCCGCGCCACAGCTGATCTACCTGGCGGGCTACCCGGCGGACGGGGTCCTGATGATGAAGAACTGGAACACTTTACTAGGGACCCATGCGAGTTGGTCGTCTGTGAAGTGGATGTTCTCCGAGGGCCTGTACGACCAAAAGAACTTCCTCACCGCGCTCTTCTCCACGTACGGCGCCGGCGAGGCGGTGTGGCAGGGGAGCGCCCCGAGCGCCTACGGCGGCATCACGGGCCCGAACTACCCTGCCTGGCAAGCCTCTTTCAAGGCGAAGTTCGGACACACCCCCACCCTGTTCGATGACACGAACTACGACGCGGTGTACATGATCGCCATGGCCGCACAGATCGGCGGGAGCTATACCGGAGACACGATCAAGGCGAACATTCAGAAGGTGGCCGTTTCGGGCGGGACCACAATCCTGCCCGGGCAATGGTCCGCCGCGCTCACGGCGATTTCCCAAGGGAAGTCGGTGAACTACGTCGGCGCGTCGGGCGGGACCCAGGTGAACCAGTACGGGGACCCCCTGAGTGGGTACGTCATCTGGGGCGCGAACTCGACGGGAGCCGCAATCATAAAGCAGATCTTCCCGCAGACGCTCGTCTCGAGCTTGGTCAGCTCGGTGGGATCGTTGAGCGTGGGGACTGCGTCCGTGGGCGGGCTCACCTGGTCGCCGGTCGCAGCGACGGTCGTGGCCCGGGAGTCGTGAACCGCTAACCACCCAAGTAGAGGCGCCCTACCTCGGGATCCGAGAGGAGCGCCTCTCCTTTTCCTTCATACCGGTTTCGACCCATCTCGAGCACGTACCCTCGGTGCGCCATGGCGAGGGCACGCTTCGCGTTTTGCTCCACAAGGAGGATGGCCGTTCCGTACTGGTTGATCTCCGCGATCTTCTGGAAGATCATCGTGACGAGTTTCGGGGCCATCCCCGCGGACGGCTCGTCCACGAGGATGAGACGTGGATCGAGGATGAGCCCCCGTCCTAGCGCGACCATCTGCTGCTCCCCGCCGCTCAGGGTCGACACGGGCTGCCGGAGCTTGGTCCTCAGGTTCGGGAAGATCTCGACGATTCGATCGATTCGCTCGTCGAACTGTTCCGGGGTAAGGAACACCGTGGCCTCCGACGCTCGGTTCGCGCGCAACGCTCGCCCGATCCGGAGGTAGACCTTGTGCATCCACCCCGGGTTCCGGCTCACCGCGGCGACTTCCAGGTTCTCCCGGACGGTCAGCCGCGGGAACACGTTGCGGTTCTGGGGCACGTAGGCGAGGCCTTGGACGACCAAGTCCTCCGGGTTCCACCCGGTGATCTCCGCCCCCGCGAAGCGGATAGAACCGCTCGTCGGCTTCAGGATGCCGATCACGGCTCGAATCAGGGTGGACTTGCCCGCTCCATTCGGGCCGATGATGACGACGATTTCCCCCTGGCCCACGTCCGCGGAGACCCCATGGAGGATCTCCGTCTCGCCGTAGCCCGCGTGCACGTCCCGGATCTCGAGAAGGGCCGTGGCGTCAGCCTCCCAGGTAGGAATCAATGACCTGCGGGTGGACCTTGATCTCATCGGGCTTCCCTTGGGCCAGGGTGCGACCCTGGTGCATCACGATGACCCAGTCGCAGCGCTTCATGATGATGTCCATGTCGTGCT
This region includes:
- a CDS encoding hydroxymethylglutaryl-CoA reductase, degradative, giving the protein MKTSDVSGFYKKSPQERWQVVREFGDLSEAEMATIRNTGALAFDQADRMIENVVGALPLPLGIAVNFRVNGKDYLVPMAIEEPSVVAAASNAAKMARAKGGFTTSSSGPIMIGQIQLVNVADPHGAKMTILAHRDEILALANEKDPVLVKFGGGAKDVEVRVLDTARGPMVVTHLLVDCRDAMGANAVNTMAEAVAPHLERWTGGRVYLRIISNLAVKRLARARAVFAKDAIKTEDIPGEDVVDGIVQAFAFADADPFRCATHNKGIMNGVDAVVVATGNDWRAIEAGAHSYAAWKSGGYRSLTTWEKNADGDLVGTIEMPMPVGLIGGATAVHPTAKANVKLLGVKTAAELAEIIASVGLAQNFAALRALATEGIQRGHMGLHARNIAATVGAVGDEVDAVAAVLVRERKIRMDRAKEVLEDMRKRKAL
- a CDS encoding zinc ribbon domain-containing protein; translation: MVSLPAGASPFQLGPLDAFLGALCIAAIASLVIFILIAVWVYRDAQTRGMDGNIWAIAFVLAGFFLPFVGGLVVLIVYLIVRAERPVMYPVGVPAAPYAGPPTYPPPAPPPGAPRVQAAPPASLRCRSCGTPLNPGAAFCPYCGTRV
- a CDS encoding ABC transporter ATP-binding protein, whose amino-acid sequence is MIPTWEADATALLEIRDVHAGYGETEILHGVSADVGQGEIVVIIGPNGAGKSTLIRAVIGILKPTSGSIRFAGAEITGWNPEDLVVQGLAYVPQNRNVFPRLTVRENLEVAAVSRNPGWMHKVYLRIGRALRANRASEATVFLTPEQFDERIDRIVEIFPNLRTKLRQPVSTLSGGEQQMVALGRGLILDPRLILVDEPSAGMAPKLVTMIFQKIAEINQYGTAILLVEQNAKRALAMAHRGYVLEMGRNRYEGKGEALLSDPEVGRLYLGG
- a CDS encoding ABC transporter substrate-binding protein; its protein translation is MWIAIAVVVIIVIAGVAIAFYAGVFSTPGLRIGTVLSLTGDLSPYGPDNQNGTDMAVAEINAAGGVLGHPILIYHTDDQTKPDAAAAAARALISTDQVNAIVGATGSGQCAQVVPIASANHVFEISGSCTSPIFSNLTLTNGFWARTAPSDALQGVVAAYYAHHNLTTNYTAVIGINNAYGTGLAGVYAGAFKKFGGNVTDSPIVTVTEVGAGATDYSTQLSQIMSATPAPQLIYLAGYPADGVLMMKNWNTLLGTHASWSSVKWMFSEGLYDQKNFLTALFSTYGAGEAVWQGSAPSAYGGITGPNYPAWQASFKAKFGHTPTLFDDTNYDAVYMIAMAAQIGGSYTGDTIKANIQKVAVSGGTTILPGQWSAALTAISQGKSVNYVGASGGTQVNQYGDPLSGYVIWGANSTGAAIIKQIFPQTLVSSLVSSVGSLSVGTASVGGLTWSPVAATVVARES